GAGGGACCGCTGCCCCAGACGAGATTCGTGCTCAAGAAGGCGCTCGAGCTCAACCTGCCGCCCATCCTGGTCATCAACAAGATAGACCGGCCCGACGCCCGGATCCAGGGCGTCCTCAACGAGGTCTACGACCTCTTCATCGACCTCGACGCAACCGAGGAGCAGCTCGAATTCCCGATCGTCTACACGAACGCAAAAAAGGGAACGGCGCAGCGCACCCTCGAGGATGACGCGGAAGACCTGCGGCCCCTTTTCAACCTCATCCTCTCCACCATCCCCGCGCCGAAGGGCGACGCCGGCGGTACGCTCCAGCTTCTCGTGACGAACATCGATTACAGCGATTATGTCGGCAGGCTCGCTATCGGCAGGATATTCTCGGGGACGGTCCGCGTCGGGGACGCAGTGGCGATGGTCAACAGCAGCGACGAGACCATCAAGACCAAGGTGACCTCGCTCTATACGTTCCAGGGCCTCGAGAGGAGAGAGGCGAAGGAGGCGGCTGCCGGTGACATCGTCGCGCTCGCCGGGATCGAGGGCATCAGTATCGGCGATACCATCACCGATGTCGAGATGCCGAAGCCCCTCCCCCGGATAACGGTCGATGAGCCGACCATCTCGATGGTCTTCTCCGTAAACACCTCTCCCTTCGCCGGCAAGGAAGGGAAGTATGTCACGTCGCGCAATCTGAGGGAGCGGCTCGAAAAGGAGCTCCTCTACAACGTGGCGATCAAGGTAGACTTCAGCGCCACCGATTCGTTCAAGGTCATGGGCCGGGGAGAGCTTCAGCTCGCCATCCTGATCGAGATGATGCGGCGAGAGGGATATGAGCTCTCGATCTCGATGCCCGAGACGATCACCAGGACGGTGAACGGAGCGCTCCACGAGCCTATGGAGCTCCTGGTCATCGATGTGCCCGAAGAGTTCGTCGGCGTCGTGACCCAGCAGGTCGGCATGCGGAAAGGGAAGATGCAGAAGATGCAGAACAACGGCCACGGGAGGGTCAGGCTCGAATTCAGGATCCCCTCGCGAGGACTGATCGGCTTCAGATCACAGTTCCTCACCGACACGAAAGGCACGGGCCTGCTGAACCATCTCTTCGACGGCTACGAGCCGTGGCACGGCCCGATGTCGAAGCGCCAGACCGGCGCCCTGGTCGCCGACCGGTCCGGCAAGTCGACCACCTATGCGCTCTTCCACCTCCAGCCGCGGGGGACGCTCTTCATCAAGGAGAACACCCCGGTGTACGAGGGGATGATCATCGGCGAGAACGCGCGGGACAACGACCTCGACGTGAATGTCACCAAGGAGAAGAAGCTCACCAACATGCGCGCCTCCGGCTCGGACGAGACCCTCCAGCTCATTCCTCCCCGGCTGCTGAGCCTCGAGCAGGCGATCGAGTTCATCAAGGAAGACGAGCTCGTCGAGATCACGCCGCAGTCGGTGCGCATCAGGAAAAAGGTCCTCGAGGCGAACAAGCGGCCGAAGATGCAGAAGGAGTAGAGGGACAACGAAGAAAAGGGATACGGCCCTGGTGCCGTATCCCTTTTCTTCGTTGCTGAGAAAGCTTACTTCTCGTTGAAAACAGCGGAGAGCTGCATGAGGATGACCACCGACACGACGATGAATATCCCGGCAACCGCCGCATACAGCGGCGCGATCCAGTGGTTATC
This window of the Nitrospirota bacterium genome carries:
- the typA gene encoding translational GTPase TypA; translation: MRQESLRNIAIIAHVDHGKTTLVDGMLKQAGTFRVNERVQERVMDNIDLERERGITIMAKNTAVDYNGTKINIVDTPGHADFGGEVERTLKMVDGVLLLVDASEGPLPQTRFVLKKALELNLPPILVINKIDRPDARIQGVLNEVYDLFIDLDATEEQLEFPIVYTNAKKGTAQRTLEDDAEDLRPLFNLILSTIPAPKGDAGGTLQLLVTNIDYSDYVGRLAIGRIFSGTVRVGDAVAMVNSSDETIKTKVTSLYTFQGLERREAKEAAAGDIVALAGIEGISIGDTITDVEMPKPLPRITVDEPTISMVFSVNTSPFAGKEGKYVTSRNLRERLEKELLYNVAIKVDFSATDSFKVMGRGELQLAILIEMMRREGYELSISMPETITRTVNGALHEPMELLVIDVPEEFVGVVTQQVGMRKGKMQKMQNNGHGRVRLEFRIPSRGLIGFRSQFLTDTKGTGLLNHLFDGYEPWHGPMSKRQTGALVADRSGKSTTYALFHLQPRGTLFIKENTPVYEGMIIGENARDNDLDVNVTKEKKLTNMRASGSDETLQLIPPRLLSLEQAIEFIKEDELVEITPQSVRIRKKVLEANKRPKMQKE